One window of the Thermodesulfobacteriota bacterium genome contains the following:
- the mqnE gene encoding aminofutalosine synthase MqnE, whose translation MERLLEKIEILCQDKSLLPILDKVGKEQRLTFEDGLRLLETDDLHTVGMMADYVKRKREGDRVYFVVNRHVNPTNICAISCKFCAFGVTKRSPSAYELSHDQILSMLNDEIREVHIVGGLHPEWDFQHYLDIVKLIKDHFPQTHVKAFTAVEIDWFTEISGKGIEDVLNTLKETGVDALTGGGAEILHPDVRKKICAPKTVATRWEEIHKLAHRLGIPTNATILYGHIEEPFHVVDHLERLRRIEDESPGFFAFIPVLFQTENTGLKKEVKFIPGIYDLKIHALARLYLDNFPHIKAYWITLGEKTAQVALHYGASDADGTIIREKIIHDAGAPSEVGHSRDFMVNMIRNSGYTPVERDALYNVVKVYN comes from the coding sequence ATGGAACGATTATTGGAAAAGATAGAGATCCTTTGCCAGGACAAATCGCTTTTGCCAATCCTCGATAAGGTAGGAAAGGAACAGCGATTAACATTTGAGGATGGACTTAGGTTGTTGGAGACTGATGATCTCCATACGGTTGGCATGATGGCAGATTATGTCAAGAGGAAGAGGGAGGGGGATAGGGTTTATTTTGTAGTAAACCGACATGTGAATCCTACTAATATATGTGCAATTTCCTGTAAGTTTTGTGCGTTTGGTGTAACGAAGCGTTCACCGAGTGCATATGAATTATCACATGATCAAATACTCTCCATGCTTAATGATGAAATAAGGGAGGTTCATATAGTCGGAGGACTTCATCCTGAATGGGATTTCCAGCATTATTTGGACATAGTAAAGCTCATCAAGGATCATTTCCCCCAGACTCATGTGAAGGCCTTTACTGCGGTTGAAATAGATTGGTTTACGGAGATTAGTGGAAAGGGTATAGAGGATGTGTTGAATACTCTCAAGGAAACGGGGGTAGATGCGCTTACGGGCGGGGGAGCTGAGATTCTTCATCCAGATGTTAGAAAGAAGATATGCGCTCCCAAAACGGTTGCGACCAGGTGGGAGGAGATTCACAAATTGGCACACAGACTAGGAATACCCACAAATGCTACGATTTTATACGGTCATATAGAGGAACCGTTCCACGTTGTGGATCATCTGGAGAGGCTTAGAAGGATCGAGGATGAATCGCCCGGATTTTTTGCATTTATACCTGTTTTGTTCCAGACTGAAAATACAGGACTCAAAAAAGAGGTAAAATTCATCCCTGGGATTTATGATCTAAAGATTCACGCCCTTGCCCGTCTATACCTTGATAACTTTCCACACATAAAAGCCTACTGGATTACCCTCGGGGAAAAAACCGCCCAGGTTGCTCTTCACTACGGCGCCAGTGATGCTGACGGGACTATTATCAGAGAAAAAATAATCCACGATGCGGGTGCTCCTTCTGAGGTCGGTCACAGCAGGGATTTTATGGTGAACATGATCAGAAACTCAGGCTACACACCGGTCGAACGCGACGCCCTCTACAACGTAGTAAAAGTTTATAATTAA
- a CDS encoding type II toxin-antitoxin system RelE/ParE family toxin, whose protein sequence is MFKIEFTPEAIEDMRLLKKRGRKQVIEEIEKQLNYQPTQETRNRKRLRPNEVAEWELRVGKFRVFYDVNDVTRFVKVEAVGYKKGSKLFIHGEEYKI, encoded by the coding sequence ATGTTTAAGATTGAATTCACTCCCGAGGCTATTGAGGATATGCGCCTATTGAAAAAGCGCGGAAGAAAGCAAGTCATTGAGGAAATAGAGAAACAGCTTAATTATCAACCAACACAAGAAACCCGTAACAGGAAAAGGTTGCGTCCAAATGAGGTAGCTGAATGGGAGTTGCGGGTTGGTAAATTCCGTGTTTTCTATGACGTTAATGATGTAACTCGGTTTGTCAAAGTTGAGGCAGTCGGTTACAAGAAAGGCAGTAAACTATTTATTCATGGTGAGGAGTATAAAATATGA